GCAGTTGCgaaggtgatgaagaatgcGGCGTAGTAGTTAAAgtagaggaagatgaaaaggagttggaagaggaggcGGTGGAGGTTGAAGTTGAGGAAATAGAGGACCTATACTGAGACACAGGTGGAGTAGATAGGAGGTTTGTTATAGGGGCAGAGTGTATAGTAGTGGTGGTCATGAATGCCACTGGGGCCACTGGGGCTATCGGGGCCACCCGGGCCACTGGGAGTACCGAGGCCATCTGGGCAGGATTCAATGCCGGTAATAATGTTGTTCCTAAAGTAGCGTTCTGTGAAGAGTCTCCTATAGAGGGGAATCTTTTGGTAGATGAGCCATAATAAAGTTGCCGGTGGGAATCAAGCAAATCATCAGAAGTCTTGAAATGTTGGGCGTATACAAGTCCCATTAGATttgaacaaagaaaaggtaaggaggaagaaacaaaagagaacagaagaagaagaaggagagaaacTCATTTAATACTAAACGGTTACAGTTATTAATTCAGTTGGATGCATCTGAGCCGAATCCGAATTGCGTGCGATAAGAAGAATGCGGGGGCGAAATGAGACGAGCAATACTTGGCTCAATAATATCGCGATGTCTCTTTACACCGGGTTGTACATACGAGTAACCCGGTAATGCAATAATCATAGCAAAAAAGTGGTTGGGATGACCGACGCATTCTGCCGTGATCATAGTATAGTGTCTCTATCAAAAGCAGgtcagaaaaagaaaggctAATTAGGTGGAGAGATGTAGTAAGTAACCCAGCAAGAAAGGATTGAGAATAAGTGGGAAGGTTGATTGGATTTCAATTCTGTTCAATTCTGTTCACCTTTGGTTACCTTTGGTTACCGTGGGGATCTCTGTCTGCCACTGCTCAGCTCTGTCTGCCTCTGCTCACCTCTGAGGTTATCTGTAGTATCATTACAAACTAGCTAACCTTATCTTTCAACCCATCCGTACACCGACAAAGGCTTATTTGATTCCTcgaattttttttttcctgaCAACTGAACAAAGGCATCGATCGATCTTTATTGATAGTgcttttctttctgctcttcCAGCATGTTGCCTCCTTCCCGAATTCTCTATTCATCATTCCGCATGTGTGCGTGGGCGCGTATAACGCCGCAACTTTCCCGACCATTGTTTCTGTTCAATTCAAGAACTTACGCTACCACCAAGACACAGGCAgcgtcatcttcatcttcgtcgtTGCTTGGCTCGTTGACGCCTAATGTTTCTACAGAGAAAGATTTACTTCCACCACGaaaagatgcagaagaagcatcgaATGCTGCTATGGAAAATGAGGTTAAGTACGTCAAACCGGAAGAAGATGCTAAGCTTCAAGAATACTTGAACCCCAAACCATACAAGACGGTGAACTCGTTACTTTCACCTCTCAAGAGAAGGCTTTATCTTGATAACGTGACGAAAAATGGGTTTTTCAAGAATGGAGATCTTATTACTCTTCCTGACGGAATAAGTTATAGACTAAAGTTGTCcagagaagagattgaagctTTAGAACCTTCTATTTATTTGAGGTCTTGGAGAATCAAGTCATCTGTCAAGAAGACCAACATCGTTCTTAGAGCATTAAAGGACCttccattgaagaaagcaaTCACTCAACTACACTTTATGCCGAAGAAAGTTGCCAGAGATCTGTTTGAGATGCTTGAAAGAGGACTACAGGATGctgagaagatgaattacGATGTTAACAGTATCTACGTGGCTGAAAGTTGGGTTCATACAGATGGTCACTGGGCTAGAAGAATAGAATGTAAAGGTAGAGGAAGGACTGGTATTATTACCCATCGATGGATCAGTGTGAGATTCTTATTAAAGACGGAACAaaccaaaaagagattggcGTATGAAGCTGAAAGGAGAAGTGATAAAAGGATCGCAAAGTGTGTCCTTACCAGCGAGAAGATCAGAGGTCCGTGCCAGGGCTACTACAAGTGGTGAACAGCTTATCTGTAAATAGAGTGAATAAATAagtaaataaataaatagggAGTGAGTGCATTactcttcatcgtcgtATCCTGTTAAAGCCTTTCTAGGTCTATTAGGGACGGGATAACCACTCAATGGAAGCAGCGCAGCATTCTGATAAAGAAATCTTTTTCTGAGAGGTGCCACGCCAAACATGAATACTGGACCCATCAAAGCTATAGCacttggaaagaagagatgagGCTTATTGTATGCGCACCACCGTAGCCACTAGAATATGTTAGTAGATGAGGAAAAGAGCAAAAGAGCAAGAGAGCAAATCTTTGCAAACTAAATTCAACCTACCCTAATTGGCTCCTTGAAATACACTGGATATGCTGCCATCTTGGATAATACAAGAGAAGATAACTGGGTGTCTGTTCCTCAAGTTAAAGCGAAGCTAAGCTCTCTCTCTATTCCGCGAAGAAGGGATAAAAATTTTAGTTCTGCGTCGATCGGCTTTGAAAGTTGTGAAGCTGAAGCTGTAGCTGAAACTGAGTCTGAATAGCTAGCTGGGGGCTACTATTAAGTAGCTACTTCTGCTTCGACCATCATGAACTCATCAGCATATAAGAAACGAATTCCGGTAGTTATGAAACCGTCTGGGATTCTAAACTATTCCCTTCAAAAGGAACTCAAAGGAGCTGAAGATACATATTATCTTCCACCTCCAGATCAGGTACTTCCCAGTAAATCGATGAGATaccatcttttcaaattcgaCGACAAAGTGGGGACCGAAAACGAGGTTCCTCTCATTAATGGAAGATCATTTCTCGTAGTTGGAAGGGACCCGGATTTGGCTGATATCGTCATAGATATAGATACAGAAGACGGAGGTCTAGTTAGCAAGAGACATGCAGTTTTCCAATTTAGGAAACCGTCTTCAGTTGAAGACTCTTCTATTAAATTATATTTATTAGATCTTGGGTCTACAAATGGCACCTTTTTGAATGGAAATAATGTGGAACTTCCCAAGAGAAGATATATAGAGATGAAAGGTCACGATAGGTTGAAATTCGGGGACCCTGAAAGTGATACAGAATTCGTTatagtggaagaagaatgaggTCAGTATATTTTATCGGTACCTTTCATTTTTCCTGCTCCTTCCTCCATCTTGGCACTTCTGGCTCCGAATTGAATGGCTCTTTTCGGTTCTTCTGCCACCCAATCAAGTCCCATCTTCCTGGCGAGTAATCTGAGGAGATACTTACGTACTATTTCTCCAGTCTGATCATCATAATGAAGCTTGGAACTGAGTGGAACTTTGGATGTGACAAACCGCATAAAATCATAATCCAAATACGGATACCTGATCTCTTTGGACCAGCAGGATATCACTTTGTCGTCTCTTGAAAGGTTTCTAATATAAAGATTCGACAGATCATATTGAAGTTCTTGTCTTAGCTTATTCACAAGTTCGTTCATCTTATAAACAGTAGCATCTTTAACTGGTTTTTGCTTTAATTGTCGTCTGACTTGATTGGAAATGCCTGTAAATATCCTCTCGTGACGGGTATATCCAGCAAATAATTCGTCAGCTCCCAAGCCGCTAAGGAGAACTTTGCATTCACTAATACTATCTTTTCCCATACCACTAGCTGCAAAATAGAATGCTATTGCAATGGAAAGATCCATCGCCGTATCATTAGGCCGAATTAAATTCACCACCTTTTGCTTGTGCTTCAGATAGCTTTCGTAAGGAACATCTATTTCCACCAAATGGAATTTGATTTGGCTATTTCTATATCTTTCTTCGAGATGTGACCAGCTTTTCCTAGCTAACCTCCTGTCAGGTGTTTGTGAGGGGTCTGTTTTTGTGCGAGGATTGTCAAATGAGACATTTAATAGGTCGATAGTAACCGGTCCTTCCAATATCTCTGCACACAATGCCGCTAGTAAAGTGCAATCGATGCCTCCGCTAAATAGTATGGCGAACTTCGACTTGGAATTATGCACAGGGAAGATTGTTTCTACTCTTCGACGAACCGCCTCGGTTAACTCTTTGTGCAACTCTGAAACAAGAAACTCTTCAGATGGGTCATCATCAGTAAGCCAGCGGTTATTAACTGCCAACTTGTCAGGAAGATCTGCACTATCTTCGTATCTTAGCATTCCTATAGAACGCTTGTTCATGTCAAAAACATATACCACTGCATTAAGACATTCCTTGAAGAACGTTGTCTGGTTGTCTTCCTCGGGAAAACAACTACTTATAAATAGCTCACCAGTTCCCTCGATCAATGAATAAGCCAATGATTTCTTTCCCAATATATCCTTACCGAAGTATACTTTGGAGTTAGTAAGATCGATGATACTATATGCAAATCCGCCATGTAATGAGCCTATCGTTTTAATGATATCACCATTATAATCCTGAAGTCTCTTGTAAATAAATTCTAAGTCATTGCTATGCAAAGGTATCTCATCGTTGTATAATTCTCCATTGAACTGTATGATGAATCTGTCGTCTTTAATGAAGGGCTGTTTGGTAAGTGGCTGACGTAATGAAAGCACTGAGGAAAAAAGTTCCAAATGAGGCTGACAATAATACTGCGAGTAATCAGAACCTCTAGCCAAGATCTCAGGTACAAGCACGTTGAAAATGGGCGAAATAGAGCCGGATAGAGATGTCTTCGACGAAGATGGTAACTCCGAGATCgagttttcaagatctcca
This sequence is a window from Brettanomyces nanus chromosome 3, complete sequence. Protein-coding genes within it:
- a CDS encoding uncharacterized protein (BUSCO:EOG093442GM~EggNog:ENOG41), whose product is MCAWARITPQLSRPLFLFNSRTYATTKTQAASSSSSSLLGSLTPNVSTEKDLLPPRKDAEEASNAAMENEVKYVKPEEDAKLQEYLNPKPYKTVNSLLSPLKRRLYLDNVTKNGFFKNGDLITLPDGISYRLKLSREEIEALEPSIYLRSWRIKSSVKKTNIVLRALKDLPLKKAITQLHFMPKKVARDLFEMLERGLQDAEKMNYDVNSIYVAESWVHTDGHWARRIECKGRGRTGIITHRWISVRFLLKTEQTKKRLAYEAERRSDKRIAKCVLTSEKIRGPCQGYYKW
- a CDS encoding uncharacterized protein (EggNog:ENOG41), which translates into the protein MCGILLHFNSEQTFGRAHKESLNSGSLENLGDLENSISELPSSSKTSLSGSISPIFNVLVPEILARGSDYSQYYCQPHLELFSSVLSLRQPLTKQPFIKDDRFIIQFNGELYNDEIPLHSNDLEFIYKRLQDYNGDIIKTIGSLHGGFAYSIIDLTNSKVYFGKDILGKKSLAYSLIEGTGELFISSCFPEEDNQTTFFKECLNAVVYVFDMNKRSIGMLRYEDSADLPDKLAVNNRWLTDDDPSEEFLVSELHKELTEAVRRRVETIFPVHNSKSKFAILFSGGIDCTLLAALCAEILEGPVTIDLLNVSFDNPRTKTDPSQTPDRRLARKSWSHLEERYRNSQIKFHLVEIDVPYESYLKHKQKVVNLIRPNDTAMDLSIAIAFYFAASGMGKDSISECKVLLSGLGADELFAGYTRHERIFTGISNQVRRQLKQKPVKDATVYKMNELVNKLRQELQYDLSNLYIRNLSRDDKVISCWSKEIRYPYLDYDFMRFVTSKVPLSSKLHYDDQTGEIVRKYLLRLLARKMGLDWVAEEPKRAIQFGARSAKMEEGAGKMKGTDKIY